Proteins encoded within one genomic window of Luteolibacter sp. Y139:
- a CDS encoding histidine kinase, which translates to MLRVLMVLCLAISALAAELGPNVPDGHTLHLWHLDEGAAPFADSGTPPQMLEGLLNGAASGQRSLEGLGTAISFKANAGGTPGASDLRGAILLARPQVANGPQDNVPRGFRYFGPGGAFTYEAVVKFDVLPKDAGVVACGLISMDGDGGDRIFNFRIEKEGFLSFIPLPQGGASGLALATIPTSGPHAIDTVHWFHAAVSYDGNAGVANNLKLYWTRLEHGLTEANQIGSGTLSAGFSGASGDFAIGNEARTFAGNAEAEPFPGVIDEVRISGVARHPSDFFFVAPGSRVSPEEVMARRTNAARRPDSRLRLENVFVDASSPQLPSSPGGALKLSPGLHRLDFDFGFGPDNPGGSIKLRCQLEGIDDRWQETERGMGLVCQALDRNDRVISQTRFPFIGTSSGWETALEDSAMTRRTEPVYIPAGTTALRLSLNSGSPDTTGFVTLDRISLAAPGKPEASLWKNGSIALSEITARAAGAPEGWRRDGSDPAIARLIFRSGAGFLALVDGDQQHHGEWSSVQPISPDGGGAFVLSWEEAYNVSSGSLHRATYVNVPPGSYTFRVVGLAGEGGLLGDGVSLPLVIERPFWQRPWFGPVLAAGLVGLIAAGFVARLRRRTKRRLEALRFQNALEQDRIRIARDLHDDLGTRATVMNMTAALAKRDLDIDPGKAHRHLDKMTDAAREMVVALDDLVWAVDPAHDTLDQLASHLTRVAEEMFRDSPVRCRLDIPAVLPPRPLGAEFRHHLALAVKESLHNILQHAGPCEAFLSFEYDGEKITLTIRDTGRGFDPKAHGSGHGLSNTPDRIREIGGCYAIDSSPGRGTCIVIICRLPQTPT; encoded by the coding sequence ATGCTTCGTGTGCTGATGGTTCTCTGCCTGGCGATTTCCGCCCTGGCGGCGGAGCTTGGGCCGAATGTGCCGGACGGGCACACGCTGCACCTGTGGCACTTGGATGAGGGGGCGGCACCCTTTGCGGACTCGGGGACTCCGCCGCAGATGTTGGAGGGGTTGCTGAATGGGGCGGCTTCGGGCCAGCGGTCGTTGGAGGGATTGGGGACGGCGATTTCTTTCAAGGCGAATGCCGGAGGGACCCCGGGGGCTTCCGATTTGCGTGGGGCGATCTTGCTGGCCAGGCCGCAAGTCGCCAATGGGCCGCAGGACAATGTGCCCCGTGGGTTCCGCTACTTCGGGCCGGGCGGGGCTTTCACCTATGAGGCGGTGGTGAAGTTCGATGTGCTTCCGAAGGATGCTGGGGTCGTTGCGTGTGGATTGATTTCGATGGATGGCGATGGTGGCGACCGGATCTTCAACTTTCGCATCGAGAAGGAGGGCTTTCTTTCCTTCATTCCGCTGCCTCAGGGCGGGGCCAGCGGTTTGGCGCTGGCGACCATTCCGACGAGTGGCCCCCATGCGATCGATACCGTCCACTGGTTCCACGCAGCGGTTTCCTATGACGGCAATGCGGGCGTGGCCAATAACCTGAAGCTTTATTGGACGAGGCTGGAGCACGGTCTAACAGAGGCCAACCAGATTGGGAGCGGGACCTTGTCGGCCGGATTCTCCGGAGCGAGCGGAGACTTCGCGATTGGCAATGAGGCGCGGACCTTTGCTGGCAATGCGGAGGCTGAGCCGTTTCCCGGGGTGATCGATGAAGTCCGCATCAGCGGTGTGGCGCGGCATCCGAGTGACTTCTTCTTCGTGGCACCCGGGAGCAGGGTCAGCCCCGAGGAAGTGATGGCGCGGCGGACCAACGCGGCGCGGCGTCCGGATTCCCGGCTGCGACTGGAGAATGTCTTCGTCGATGCCTCGTCGCCGCAGCTTCCATCCTCGCCGGGCGGCGCACTGAAACTGAGTCCTGGGCTGCATCGACTGGACTTTGATTTCGGCTTCGGTCCGGACAATCCCGGCGGATCGATCAAGCTGCGATGTCAGTTGGAGGGCATTGACGACCGCTGGCAGGAAACCGAGCGCGGCATGGGTCTGGTGTGCCAAGCGCTCGATCGCAATGACCGGGTGATCTCGCAGACGCGCTTTCCTTTCATCGGCACCAGCAGTGGCTGGGAGACTGCGCTGGAAGACTCCGCGATGACTCGTCGCACAGAGCCGGTTTACATCCCGGCGGGGACCACGGCGCTGCGGCTTTCGCTGAACTCAGGGTCGCCCGATACCACGGGCTTCGTGACCTTGGATCGTATTTCGTTGGCCGCTCCGGGGAAGCCGGAGGCATCGCTTTGGAAGAACGGCAGCATCGCGCTCAGTGAAATCACCGCGCGGGCGGCCGGAGCGCCGGAAGGCTGGCGGAGGGATGGAAGCGACCCGGCGATCGCGCGCCTGATCTTTCGCTCGGGTGCGGGCTTCCTCGCCCTGGTCGATGGTGACCAGCAGCACCATGGTGAGTGGTCCTCGGTGCAGCCGATCTCACCGGATGGTGGGGGTGCCTTTGTCCTGTCGTGGGAGGAGGCTTACAACGTGAGCAGTGGCAGCCTCCATCGGGCCACGTATGTGAATGTCCCGCCGGGCAGCTATACCTTTCGAGTGGTCGGCTTGGCGGGTGAGGGCGGCTTGCTTGGTGATGGCGTTTCACTGCCTCTCGTGATCGAGCGGCCTTTTTGGCAGCGTCCTTGGTTCGGGCCGGTGCTTGCGGCGGGATTGGTGGGCTTGATCGCGGCGGGCTTTGTCGCGCGTTTGCGTCGCCGGACGAAGCGGCGTCTCGAAGCGCTGCGTTTTCAGAATGCGCTCGAACAGGACCGGATCCGGATTGCCCGCGACCTGCACGATGACCTTGGCACGAGAGCCACCGTCATGAACATGACGGCGGCGCTGGCGAAGCGTGATCTCGACATCGATCCGGGGAAGGCCCATCGCCATCTCGACAAGATGACGGATGCCGCGCGGGAAATGGTGGTCGCGCTGGATGATCTGGTCTGGGCGGTCGATCCTGCGCACGACACGCTTGATCAGCTGGCGTCGCACCTGACGCGGGTGGCTGAAGAGATGTTCCGCGATTCGCCGGTGCGATGTCGGCTCGATATTCCCGCCGTGCTTCCGCCCCGGCCACTGGGGGCGGAGTTCCGCCATCACCTGGCGCTGGCGGTGAAGGAATCTCTCCACAATATCCTGCAGCATGCGGGGCCCTGTGAGGCTTTCCTTTCGTTTGAATACGATGGGGAGAAGATCACGCTGACCATCCGCGACACGGGTCGCGGCTTTGATCCCAAGGCTCACGGGAGCGGTCATGGTCTCTCCAATACTCCGGACCGCATCCGTGAAATTGGCGGATGCTATGCGATTGACTCGTCACCCGGGCGTGGGACGTGTATCGTCATCATCTGCCGGCTTCCGCAAACCCCGACCTGA
- a CDS encoding YceI family protein, whose product MKIAPTTPATLAELLKGIRPPALIDVRLSEDYQCCRLPGAVNNCVFEVAFTDRMPALAPDLSAPVCLYGAGEASIESHMAAEKLLRLGYTAVHELDGGIAAWRDAGMPVEESPEPSSPALFDGIYRIDLSESRIQWTGRNLLNHHTGHIALKAGELIITDGQLAGGSFVIDMANITSLDLAGNPLHDVLIRHLHDHDFFDASLFPEARFEITSATPVKGATPGSPNLHISGKLTLKDVTAPLDFLASAGITDKGKPAAQATLSFDRTLWNVLYGSGKWFHHLGGHLVNDLIELQLRIVAE is encoded by the coding sequence ATGAAAATCGCCCCTACCACTCCTGCCACTCTCGCGGAGCTCCTGAAAGGCATCCGCCCACCCGCGCTGATCGATGTCCGCTTGAGCGAGGACTACCAATGTTGCCGGCTTCCCGGAGCCGTGAACAACTGTGTCTTCGAAGTCGCATTCACCGACCGAATGCCCGCCTTGGCCCCGGATCTATCAGCGCCCGTTTGTCTCTACGGCGCGGGAGAGGCCAGCATCGAAAGCCACATGGCCGCAGAGAAGCTCCTGCGCCTCGGCTACACCGCCGTGCATGAGCTGGACGGAGGCATCGCCGCGTGGCGTGACGCCGGGATGCCAGTGGAGGAAAGCCCCGAGCCATCCTCACCAGCTCTATTCGACGGAATCTACCGCATTGACCTCAGCGAAAGCCGGATCCAATGGACCGGCCGCAATCTGCTAAACCATCATACCGGCCACATCGCCCTCAAGGCGGGCGAGCTCATCATCACCGATGGCCAGCTTGCCGGTGGCAGCTTCGTCATCGACATGGCGAACATCACCAGCCTCGACCTCGCTGGCAACCCGCTGCATGACGTCCTCATCCGCCACCTGCACGACCACGACTTCTTCGACGCCAGCCTGTTCCCCGAGGCACGTTTCGAGATCACCAGCGCCACTCCGGTCAAAGGTGCCACACCCGGCTCCCCCAATCTCCACATCTCGGGCAAGCTCACCCTCAAGGACGTCACCGCTCCCCTCGACTTCCTCGCCAGTGCCGGCATCACGGACAAGGGAAAGCCCGCCGCCCAAGCCACGCTCTCCTTCGACCGCACGCTGTGGAATGTCCTCTACGGCTCCGGCAAATGGTTCCACCACCTCGGCGGCCATCTGGTCAACGACCTCATCGAGCTCCAGCTCCGCATTGTTGCGGAGTGA
- a CDS encoding lipid-binding SYLF domain-containing protein: MNTSIPTFCRVALALVAPAFLTQCAYEPVTRANAEHASRGDISGDARAALDELYAHDPGARKLGRSAAGVLVFPHITKGGLVVGAEAGNGVLFGRDGGVKGYYQTAGASYGLQAGVQKYGYVLFLMSSSEVAQLNRAAGWEVGSSPGLVVVDRGIAATVTSRTVDKGVYAYVFNQKGLMAGLSFKGTKITRIQPGH, encoded by the coding sequence ATGAATACATCGATTCCGACCTTTTGCCGCGTGGCCTTGGCTTTGGTAGCACCTGCCTTCCTTACCCAATGCGCCTATGAACCTGTGACCCGCGCGAATGCCGAACATGCAAGCCGCGGAGATATCTCGGGCGATGCCCGTGCCGCCTTGGATGAACTTTATGCCCATGATCCCGGCGCTCGTAAACTTGGCCGTTCAGCCGCTGGCGTTCTCGTCTTCCCGCACATCACCAAGGGCGGCCTTGTGGTGGGCGCTGAAGCCGGCAACGGCGTCCTCTTCGGACGCGATGGCGGCGTGAAGGGGTATTATCAAACCGCTGGTGCCTCGTATGGCCTTCAAGCCGGGGTCCAAAAGTACGGCTATGTGCTCTTCCTCATGAGTTCCTCCGAAGTTGCCCAGCTTAACCGCGCCGCGGGTTGGGAAGTTGGCAGTAGCCCCGGTCTGGTCGTGGTGGATCGCGGCATCGCCGCCACTGTCACCTCGCGCACTGTGGACAAGGGCGTCTACGCCTACGTCTTCAATCAGAAGGGCCTCATGGCTGGCCTGAGCTTCAAGGGAACCAAGATCACCCGCATCCAGCCCGGCCACTAA
- a CDS encoding DNA-binding transcriptional regulator, producing the protein MKPSFRIGLMVESLSGYGSKILDGISRYVQQKHNWRIAFFDRERRELAELVETWDGDGIICTVVDQRFHEAAAKRKIPVVNVAGLLNSSDVMSVLSDDGAIGKMAAEHLLDRGFTNFAYVRRRDGTRYSEDRGSGFRKRIEEAGWKVSMISLVSPHGDDELLGKLANLPRPLGVFTALDRVGAMVLEACFKADYKVPEEIAIVGAGNHKQLCELCSPTLSSVEVDFERRGYEAAALLDRILEGEKRPKEPVRIPPAHVVERRSTDVFAFDDADVVAALRFIREHADTTIKVRDVVAATTISRRSLEGRFNVLIGRTLHEEIWRAHFDLAMRLLSSSDLSLQEVAERSGFRTASALVNLFRQRLGITPKEFRVANRR; encoded by the coding sequence GTGAAACCCTCCTTTCGCATCGGCCTGATGGTCGAGTCTCTCAGCGGCTACGGCAGCAAGATTCTCGACGGCATCAGCCGCTACGTGCAGCAGAAGCATAACTGGCGGATTGCGTTCTTCGACCGTGAGCGCCGCGAGTTGGCCGAGTTGGTCGAGACGTGGGATGGTGATGGCATCATCTGCACCGTGGTGGACCAGCGTTTTCACGAGGCTGCCGCCAAACGGAAAATCCCGGTCGTGAACGTCGCCGGCCTGCTGAACAGTTCCGACGTCATGAGCGTGCTGAGCGATGACGGTGCCATCGGCAAGATGGCCGCCGAGCATCTGCTCGACCGCGGCTTCACAAACTTCGCCTACGTCCGCCGCCGTGACGGCACCCGCTACTCGGAAGATCGCGGCAGCGGCTTCCGCAAGCGGATCGAGGAAGCCGGCTGGAAGGTCAGCATGATCAGCCTCGTCTCCCCCCACGGCGACGATGAGTTGCTCGGCAAGCTCGCCAACCTCCCCCGCCCTCTGGGTGTCTTCACCGCACTGGATCGCGTCGGCGCGATGGTCTTGGAGGCGTGCTTCAAAGCCGACTACAAGGTCCCCGAGGAGATCGCGATCGTCGGCGCGGGCAATCACAAGCAGCTCTGCGAACTCTGCTCCCCCACCCTCTCAAGCGTCGAGGTCGACTTCGAGCGGCGCGGCTACGAGGCGGCAGCCTTGCTCGACCGCATCCTCGAAGGCGAGAAGCGCCCGAAAGAACCCGTGCGCATCCCACCCGCGCACGTGGTCGAGCGCCGCTCCACCGATGTCTTCGCCTTCGATGACGCGGACGTTGTCGCCGCACTGCGCTTCATCCGCGAACATGCCGACACCACCATCAAGGTCCGCGACGTGGTCGCCGCCACCACCATTTCACGGCGCTCGCTGGAGGGCCGCTTCAATGTTCTGATCGGCCGTACGCTGCATGAGGAGATCTGGCGCGCCCATTTCGATCTCGCCATGCGGCTGCTGTCATCGTCCGACCTCTCGCTTCAGGAAGTCGCGGAGCGTTCCGGTTTCCGCACCGCGAGTGCCCTGGTGAATCTCTTCCGCCAACGCCTCGGGATCACACCGAAGGAGTTCCGCGTGGCGAACCGGAGATAG
- a CDS encoding response regulator transcription factor, which translates to MSTDLHTVALVEDDELLRETVAEILAASPKWSLTGTYPDAESALEGMIATCPEVVLMDIQLPGMSGIECVAKLKEFHPEAQVLMVTVYDNNDRIFDALAAGASGYLLKRDAPGKLLDALDELLTGGSPMSGAIARKVVQHFQATPPSKNEDHNLTPREKQILDQLVKGGLYKEIAWELGIGIETVRTHLHNIYKKLHVRTRTEAVVKYLGKGS; encoded by the coding sequence ATGTCCACCGATCTCCATACCGTCGCTCTCGTGGAGGATGATGAATTGCTGCGCGAGACCGTGGCGGAAATCCTTGCGGCTTCTCCGAAGTGGAGCCTGACCGGCACCTATCCGGATGCCGAGTCCGCGCTCGAAGGAATGATCGCCACTTGTCCGGAAGTGGTGCTGATGGACATCCAGCTTCCGGGGATGTCCGGCATCGAATGCGTCGCCAAGCTGAAGGAGTTTCATCCGGAAGCGCAGGTGCTGATGGTGACGGTTTATGACAACAACGACCGGATCTTCGATGCGCTTGCGGCGGGGGCTTCCGGTTACCTGTTGAAGCGGGATGCACCGGGGAAGCTGTTAGACGCGCTGGATGAATTGCTGACGGGCGGCTCGCCGATGTCAGGGGCCATCGCCCGCAAGGTGGTGCAGCATTTCCAAGCGACGCCGCCATCGAAGAACGAGGATCACAACCTGACTCCGCGGGAGAAGCAGATCCTGGATCAACTGGTGAAGGGCGGGCTTTACAAGGAGATTGCCTGGGAGCTGGGCATTGGCATCGAGACCGTGCGGACTCACCTGCACAATATCTACAAGAAGCTGCATGTCCGCACGCGGACGGAAGCGGTGGTCAAGTATCTGGGCAAGGGAAGCTGA
- a CDS encoding nuclear transport factor 2 family protein codes for MDLYRVLIAAYFAAYEKKDRTALENLLAEDFTFSSPVDDRIDRDRYFQRCWPFSQQAKEFRIEKLLADDEEAFVRYEAVTVSGTAFRNIETFSIREGKIVHVEVYFGSDTADSVRESEIAAVVEAWAEGIRNKDVDAVTRCFIEEPVGFYLAPPLQADEPLKENLSSWFATFDGPLGYEIRDLKISSSGEVAWCHALNHLTGTKAEGERIDLWFRLTLGLKRYGDEWKIVHAHESVPFLMDGSDKAALDLKPTERSE; via the coding sequence ATGGACCTCTATCGTGTGCTGATCGCCGCCTACTTCGCGGCTTATGAAAAGAAGGACCGGACAGCCTTGGAAAACCTCTTGGCAGAGGATTTCACCTTCAGCAGTCCGGTGGATGATCGCATCGACCGCGACCGCTACTTTCAGCGTTGCTGGCCCTTCAGCCAACAGGCCAAGGAATTCCGCATCGAGAAGCTGCTGGCAGACGATGAAGAGGCCTTCGTCCGCTACGAGGCAGTGACGGTAAGCGGCACGGCCTTCCGCAACATCGAGACCTTCTCGATCCGCGAGGGCAAGATCGTCCACGTGGAAGTCTACTTCGGCAGCGATACCGCGGACTCCGTTCGCGAAAGCGAGATTGCAGCCGTGGTGGAAGCATGGGCGGAAGGCATTCGCAACAAGGACGTGGATGCCGTAACGAGGTGCTTCATCGAGGAACCGGTGGGCTTCTACCTGGCACCTCCATTGCAGGCCGACGAACCGCTGAAGGAAAACCTGTCCTCTTGGTTCGCCACCTTCGATGGCCCGCTCGGCTATGAGATCAGGGACTTGAAGATTTCATCCAGCGGTGAGGTCGCATGGTGCCACGCTCTCAATCATCTCACCGGCACGAAGGCGGAAGGCGAACGCATCGACCTCTGGTTCCGCCTCACTCTCGGCCTCAAGCGATATGGCGATGAATGGAAGATCGTCCACGCGCACGAGTCCGTCCCCTTCCTGATGGATGGCAGCGACAAGGCGGCTTTGGATCTAAAGCCGACAGAGCGCAGCGAATGA
- a CDS encoding MFS transporter, whose protein sequence is MRIRGLRWWIVVLVFLAAVSNYIDRQTLSALAPTIQADLGMDDREYANVVNLFLLAYTIAYLISGKLVDRLGTRAGTALFVVWWSLANVVTAWAQGPRSMGTCRFLLGLGEAGVWPAASKAVSEWFPSRERALAIGLYTMGATIGAIVAPYLVIPLATFDYAGKLPLVDGLFDYGTGWRVAFMVTGLIGILWLIPWLMLYRRPRESKLISGDELALIEDGGGSVEVEERGWTWVQVLSFRPVWLLLLGRLLTDPAWYFYQFWFAKYLNTSRGLDQGSLEITWIVYVAAGAGSLAGGWASGLLVKKGRTPVQARLWIMLGCACLMPVSPFIAKVAGLNSAMVLAACAVFAALAWLINISAIVVDIVPKHSVGTVFSVVAAGSTLGGIAMNMIVAAMVSGPSSKPGGFLDQGFKMLFGRLIEAVEGKGYEPWFLAMAFLHPLALLLLWAGGIHRSRGASQ, encoded by the coding sequence ATGAGGATCCGCGGACTACGCTGGTGGATCGTTGTCCTGGTGTTCCTGGCGGCGGTGTCGAACTACATCGATCGCCAAACCTTGTCGGCGCTGGCTCCGACCATTCAAGCGGATCTCGGGATGGACGACCGCGAATACGCGAACGTGGTCAACCTGTTCCTGTTAGCCTACACGATCGCCTATCTGATCTCGGGGAAGCTGGTGGACCGTCTCGGGACGCGGGCTGGCACCGCTCTTTTCGTGGTGTGGTGGTCGCTGGCGAATGTGGTGACCGCATGGGCGCAGGGGCCTCGATCGATGGGGACCTGCCGGTTTTTGTTAGGGCTGGGGGAGGCCGGGGTTTGGCCGGCGGCATCGAAGGCGGTGTCCGAGTGGTTTCCTTCCCGGGAACGTGCGCTGGCGATCGGTCTCTACACGATGGGGGCGACCATTGGTGCCATCGTCGCGCCTTACCTGGTCATTCCCCTGGCCACCTTCGACTATGCGGGCAAGCTGCCCTTGGTAGACGGCCTCTTTGACTACGGCACCGGTTGGCGGGTTGCGTTCATGGTTACCGGCCTTATCGGGATCTTGTGGCTGATTCCGTGGTTGATGCTGTATCGGCGACCTCGTGAGAGCAAACTGATCTCCGGGGATGAGCTGGCTCTCATCGAGGATGGAGGTGGCTCCGTGGAGGTCGAAGAGAGGGGCTGGACCTGGGTGCAGGTGCTTTCTTTCCGGCCGGTGTGGCTGCTCTTGTTAGGACGGCTGCTCACCGATCCGGCGTGGTACTTCTACCAGTTTTGGTTCGCCAAGTATTTGAATACGAGCCGGGGGCTCGACCAAGGTTCGCTGGAGATTACGTGGATCGTCTATGTTGCGGCCGGAGCGGGTTCGTTGGCGGGAGGCTGGGCCTCGGGCCTGCTCGTGAAGAAGGGTCGCACGCCGGTGCAGGCGCGGTTGTGGATCATGCTGGGCTGTGCCTGCCTGATGCCAGTGTCGCCCTTCATTGCCAAGGTCGCGGGACTGAATTCGGCGATGGTGCTTGCCGCTTGCGCCGTGTTCGCCGCGCTGGCGTGGCTGATCAATATCAGCGCGATCGTGGTCGATATCGTGCCGAAACATTCCGTTGGCACGGTCTTCAGTGTGGTGGCCGCCGGTAGCACCTTGGGCGGGATCGCGATGAACATGATCGTCGCGGCGATGGTGTCCGGACCTTCTTCAAAGCCGGGCGGCTTTTTGGATCAGGGCTTCAAGATGCTCTTTGGTCGCTTGATCGAAGCGGTGGAGGGGAAGGGTTATGAGCCGTGGTTCCTTGCCATGGCGTTCCTTCATCCGCTTGCGCTCTTGTTGCTGTGGGCTGGTGGCATTCACCGCTCGCGAGGGGCGAGCCAGTGA
- a CDS encoding family 78 glycoside hydrolase catalytic domain codes for MRAFVCLIAISCSLLQAQERSPVVPSKDAPVKAEKQADGRWFIDFGDAAFGNVEITSPDAKVGTKVSVHLGEALAGPGALNRKPGGTVRYQGAEVTLKARTPVSPEFSWKPPGWMKEGFLSLPKGAPEMMPFRYVEIEGAPASFSGDQIRRVSWSVPFDESASAFQSSSPELDAVWGLCKHSIKATSFLGLYVDGDRERKPYEADVLINQLGHYCLDARYDTARLTHEYLLEKPTWPTEWRLQSVILAWHDFLWSGDDRSLKKHYATLKGRAMIERRTPEGFFEGWNKGDITDIVDWPAGERDGYDMKPEVKTVVTAFHYQALVLLEKMATHLGKSSDAKEFAAMAEATRKAVNEKLWDESRGCYLDGLDPKSGNPSSHASAHASFFALALGLVPEERIARVGEFLKLKGMVCSVYGSQFLLEALYEAGQGDKALSLLTSNDLRSWRNMSEKVGSTITLEAWDPSLKPNLDWNHAWGSAPANIIPRGLMGIEPLEPGFKRFRVRPQTGGLEMAKLKLPTPKGPVLLELRGKEASQWSAKLTVPAGTAAEFHLPYPGEPEASLAGKAATPRVLREERGRKVIGLGPGSWEISVR; via the coding sequence ATGCGTGCCTTTGTCTGTTTAATCGCGATCTCCTGTTCCCTTCTCCAAGCGCAGGAGCGCAGTCCCGTGGTGCCGTCGAAGGACGCGCCGGTGAAGGCAGAGAAGCAGGCGGATGGCCGGTGGTTCATCGATTTCGGCGATGCGGCGTTCGGGAATGTGGAGATCACCTCTCCGGACGCGAAGGTTGGGACCAAGGTGAGCGTGCATCTGGGGGAGGCGCTGGCGGGCCCGGGAGCGTTGAACCGCAAGCCGGGTGGCACGGTGCGGTATCAGGGGGCGGAGGTGACCCTGAAGGCACGGACGCCGGTGAGCCCGGAGTTTTCCTGGAAGCCGCCGGGCTGGATGAAGGAGGGCTTTCTTTCACTGCCGAAGGGTGCGCCGGAGATGATGCCTTTCCGCTACGTGGAGATCGAGGGTGCTCCGGCGTCATTCTCGGGGGACCAGATCCGCCGGGTCTCGTGGTCGGTGCCCTTCGATGAAAGTGCTTCCGCATTCCAGTCCTCCAGCCCGGAGCTCGATGCGGTGTGGGGGCTGTGCAAGCACAGCATCAAGGCGACCTCCTTCCTGGGCCTGTATGTCGACGGCGACCGCGAGCGGAAGCCCTACGAGGCGGACGTGCTGATCAACCAGCTCGGCCACTATTGCCTGGATGCCCGGTATGACACGGCGCGGCTGACGCATGAGTATTTGTTAGAGAAGCCGACGTGGCCGACCGAGTGGCGGCTGCAGTCGGTGATCCTCGCGTGGCACGATTTCCTATGGTCGGGCGATGACCGCTCGCTGAAGAAGCACTATGCGACGCTCAAGGGGCGGGCGATGATCGAGCGGAGGACTCCCGAGGGATTTTTCGAGGGATGGAACAAGGGGGACATCACCGACATTGTCGATTGGCCGGCGGGTGAGCGGGATGGCTATGACATGAAGCCCGAGGTGAAGACGGTGGTTACGGCCTTTCACTACCAGGCGCTGGTGTTGCTGGAGAAGATGGCGACGCATCTCGGCAAGAGTTCGGATGCGAAGGAATTCGCGGCGATGGCCGAGGCGACGCGCAAGGCGGTGAACGAGAAGCTCTGGGACGAAAGTCGCGGTTGCTATCTGGACGGTCTCGATCCGAAATCCGGCAATCCTAGTAGTCACGCTTCTGCCCATGCGAGTTTCTTCGCGCTGGCGCTGGGGCTGGTGCCGGAGGAGCGGATCGCCCGCGTAGGAGAGTTTCTCAAGCTGAAGGGGATGGTGTGCAGCGTCTATGGATCACAATTCCTGCTGGAGGCCCTCTACGAAGCCGGGCAGGGGGACAAGGCGCTGTCTCTGCTGACCTCGAATGACCTGCGCTCGTGGCGGAACATGAGCGAGAAGGTCGGCTCGACCATCACGCTGGAGGCATGGGATCCATCGCTGAAGCCGAACCTGGATTGGAACCACGCATGGGGTTCGGCTCCGGCGAACATCATTCCGCGCGGGCTGATGGGAATCGAGCCGCTGGAGCCGGGGTTCAAGCGGTTCCGGGTGCGTCCGCAGACCGGTGGGCTGGAGATGGCGAAGCTGAAGCTGCCGACGCCGAAGGGACCGGTCCTGCTGGAGTTGAGGGGGAAAGAGGCGTCGCAGTGGTCTGCCAAGCTGACTGTCCCGGCAGGGACCGCGGCGGAGTTTCATCTGCCCTATCCGGGAGAGCCGGAGGCTTCGCTGGCTGGCAAGGCTGCCACTCCGCGAGTGCTGCGCGAGGAGAGGGGTCGCAAGGTCATCGGGCTCGGGCCCGGGAGCTGGGAGATTTCCGTGAGGTAG
- a CDS encoding OmpA family protein, producing the protein MKPYHSIALVLIAHAAAQEPPVIVEEHVAPAPPPVVIEEKVVPAQPPVVVERVHPLDPALVRRQLAIAPKVIEVREKPAVVLPPTHVETTETHIIEDPALPPRIYNVERNVVIVEGRELPYVTIPVLFVKETAELLDSESRTALEETAKAMLEVLQTSPDAGFDVEGHTSVEGTDEFNLQLSAARSRRVYDELTQRYGVPVSAIGAHGFGEKYPNHPNGSEAELALDRRVLVVRVK; encoded by the coding sequence ATGAAACCATATCACTCGATTGCCCTCGTCCTCATTGCCCATGCCGCCGCTCAAGAGCCACCAGTTATCGTGGAGGAGCATGTAGCTCCGGCACCGCCACCGGTGGTCATCGAGGAAAAAGTCGTTCCCGCCCAGCCACCGGTCGTCGTCGAGCGGGTCCACCCTCTCGATCCCGCTCTGGTCCGGCGCCAGCTGGCCATCGCTCCGAAGGTCATCGAAGTCCGGGAAAAGCCCGCCGTCGTCCTGCCACCTACCCATGTCGAGACCACTGAGACTCACATCATCGAGGATCCCGCGCTTCCGCCGCGTATCTACAATGTCGAGCGCAACGTCGTCATCGTGGAAGGCCGCGAACTTCCCTACGTCACCATCCCGGTGTTGTTCGTGAAGGAGACCGCCGAGCTGCTCGATTCCGAGTCGCGCACCGCGTTGGAGGAAACCGCCAAAGCCATGCTCGAAGTGCTCCAGACCAGTCCCGACGCCGGCTTCGATGTCGAGGGCCACACCAGCGTTGAAGGCACGGACGAGTTCAACCTGCAACTCTCCGCCGCGCGTTCCCGCCGCGTTTATGACGAGCTTACCCAGCGCTACGGTGTCCCGGTCTCCGCGATCGGTGCCCACGGCTTCGGCGAAAAATATCCGAACCATCCGAATGGCAGCGAAGCCGAGCTCGCGCTCGACCGTCGCGTGCTGGTGGTGCGGGTCAAGTAA